TATAAAATCGATAAAAAAATACGACAAATGACGTATTTGAATGTTTTTGTTTTAAATTATTATTTCTAAAATTACGAAAGTACCGTTGTTTTTAGATGAATTGATTTCAAATTTTCCGCCAATATCATCTATTCTTTTTTTCATGTTATTGATACCATTTCCTAGTTTTATTTCGTCAAATGAAAATCCAACGCCATCATCTTTTATTGTTATTTTCATTTTATTATCCTTTTTTGAAATTGATATTTTTATTGATGATGCACTTGCATATTTGATAGCATTATTAATAGCTTCTTGAATAGTTCTGTAAATATTCATACCTTCAACTGACGAAAATTTTACTTCTTTCAAATCATCATCTACATCAAAACTAAAGTCAATTTCGTCTTTAGCCAATTTTGCTTTTTCAACAAAATTGTGAATTCTGGTTTGCAAATCTTCTAAAGTAATTTCGCTTTTATTCATTGCCCAAATAGTATCGCGAAGTTCAATTATTGTTGATTTTGCAAAATCACTTATTCCAGACAATTTATCATCAAGCTTTGAATTGTTTATATCAAAAGCATATTTCACATTATCTACAGAAGAAATTATAAACGTTAGTTGCGAACCTATGTTATCGTGCAAATCTCTTGAAATTTGAAGGCGTTGTTCTTGTAACTTGTTTTGAGTTTCAATTTTATCAATAGCCGACTTTAATTCAAATTCTTGTTGTTCTTGATTTCGTTTTAATTTTTGTTGTCGATATATTAAAACAGAAATCACTATCAAACCAATTGTAATCAAAGATAAAATCAAAAACTGAGTGTTTTTTGTTTTTATTTCTGTTTCTTTTTTTACAATATTGGCTTTTGCCTGAAGTATTTCTTTTTCTTTCTTTTCATTTTGATATTTTACTTCTAGCTCAGAAAAAACTTTATTTCGTTCTTCGTCAAAAACTGAATCTCTTATTTTTATATACTGTTCCTGGTCAGCAACTGCTTTTTGAAAATCTTTAATTCTTGTATAATATTTTGCTCTTGATGCGTACAAATCACGCAATTTTTCAGCACTATTACTTTTTTTGGAAAATTCATATGCTCTAGCAAAATAATCTTTTGCAGAAGAATAATTCTTTAACTCAGAATCAATTATTGCAAGATTGGTATACAAAGTTGCCAATCCATAATAATATGGAACATTTTCAATGTCATTATTCTTTTTATGATTTATCTCAGTAATTTTTAAACCTGAAGTCAACCATCTTTTGGCTTCTTTATATTTTTTTTGTTTTAATAAAGTATTTCCAATATTGTTATAAGTAGTTGGAATAGACAAAGTATCACTTCCTTTAAAATAACTTAATGCTTTTTTATGATAAAACAAAGCGCTATCGGGTTTGTTCCAATCATCATAATTTATGGCAATTGCATTAAGTGTGTGCCAATGTTTTTTTAGATTTTTTTCGTTTTTCTCTAGAATTTTTAAAGCTTTTTTGCCATATTCAATTCCTTTTTCAAAACTTTCATAGTCATGATAATCAACCGCCAAAATAGAATAACAGAGTATTATCCAAGCTTGATTGTTTTCTTTTTCGGCAATTTTCAAGCATTTTAAAGTATAATCAATAGCTTTTTCATATTGTCCTTGGTTGTTGTAGACTTTATTAAGATTTAAATAAACTGTCAATAAAGAGTTCAAATCCTCTTTTCGTTGTAAAAGTTTAATGGCTTTTTCACCATAAATTACAGCACTATCTAATTGATTAAAATCTGTACAACGAGCATTTTTACAAAAATAATATTGACCTTCATCTGTTTTATTCTTAATGGCTTTTTTTGCCATTTTAAAATAATAATCCGAAGAATCGACGGATGTAAATGCTTTACCTAGAAGTTCTTGAAGATTTTTATTTTGACCATAAGTAAAATTGAATACAACAAATGATAAGAAAATATAAAACTGTTTCATGAATATTGTTTATTCTCTAAAAATATAAAAAGTAAAGTTAAGTTGTTCTCTTTGGGTAATTTTGTTTAAACAATTCAAAGCCTAATTCATAGACGCTTTGACTTATGGTTTGGTTTATTTGAACTATTTTTTGTTTCAAATCTTCTGATAAAACCAATTGCTGACTTTGTTTTTTCTGTTCAACAGTAAGCTGAACCATAGCTCTTTGAAGATTTAAAATAGTACTCTTAAATTTTTTCTTTTGATTGTTTATCATGAAGCTTATATAAAGCACAAAACCCAAAATAAAGAAAAAAAGTAGCATTAGAAGGAAAGTCATAACTATTGTGAATTAAAAGTAAAACGTTCTTAACCTATTTTTTATTTGATTGTTTTTATTACTCCTAGAATTGGCATTACTTATTAGGATTATAGGATAAAAAAGACCTGAATTCTCAGGTCTTTTTTATGTTCTGCATTATCTACTTTTATTCTAAAGGTATGTTAAATGAACCCTCCGTAATTTCT
The window above is part of the Flavobacterium sp. PMTSA4 genome. Proteins encoded here:
- a CDS encoding tetratricopeptide repeat-containing sensor histidine kinase, which gives rise to MKQFYIFLSFVVFNFTYGQNKNLQELLGKAFTSVDSSDYYFKMAKKAIKNKTDEGQYYFCKNARCTDFNQLDSAVIYGEKAIKLLQRKEDLNSLLTVYLNLNKVYNNQGQYEKAIDYTLKCLKIAEKENNQAWIILCYSILAVDYHDYESFEKGIEYGKKALKILEKNEKNLKKHWHTLNAIAINYDDWNKPDSALFYHKKALSYFKGSDTLSIPTTYNNIGNTLLKQKKYKEAKRWLTSGLKITEINHKKNNDIENVPYYYGLATLYTNLAIIDSELKNYSSAKDYFARAYEFSKKSNSAEKLRDLYASRAKYYTRIKDFQKAVADQEQYIKIRDSVFDEERNKVFSELEVKYQNEKKEKEILQAKANIVKKETEIKTKNTQFLILSLITIGLIVISVLIYRQQKLKRNQEQQEFELKSAIDKIETQNKLQEQRLQISRDLHDNIGSQLTFIISSVDNVKYAFDINNSKLDDKLSGISDFAKSTIIELRDTIWAMNKSEITLEDLQTRIHNFVEKAKLAKDEIDFSFDVDDDLKEVKFSSVEGMNIYRTIQEAINNAIKYASASSIKISISKKDNKMKITIKDDGVGFSFDEIKLGNGINNMKKRIDDIGGKFEINSSKNNGTFVILEIII